The sequence AGATTAATATGCATTCCCGGGCCTATTTGCACTATCCGGCCTCTTACCTTCGCCCCTTCTTTTATGATAACCCTGCCGCCTATAGCTACAGCATCCCCTGAAACCTCCCCATCTACCCTGACATCGCCGATTATTGCAACAGCATCTCCCGATACCCTGCCTTTTACAGTTACAGAACCCAAGATTGCCACGGCATCACCCGAGAGATGGGTCCCTTCAGGGACTACAACATCTCCACCAAGGTTGAATATTTCATCATTATCAAAAGAAGCTGCCATAACAAAACCCGTCAGGGTCAATAGTATTACGGCTGTTACCGAAAGTATAACGAGCGTTTTTTTGTTGTTATAAAACCCCATCCTGTTTCCTCCTCCTGTTCCTCTTATTTTTTTAAGTGAGATCTGTAGTCTCAATTATCTGGCTCCTTTTTTCTTAGAATGCAGTTTTAATGCTTACTTCCCATCCAGGATAGAACCAGCTCCATGAATAGAATTTTTCGCCTTTTGAAACGTTTTAGACTGCCACTTACTATTTTATACGAAAAAACCTATTAAAGATACTGTTTTAAAAAACATTTTTAATTGATTTAAAGTAAAAATACCCGGCAGTTAATGACCGGGTATTGATATCGGGATTATATCCCTTTCAACACATCTTCAAGGGTAGGTTTGCCGATTTCCTGGAGCTCGTATCTTACCCTGACGGAAGGTTTATTAAGTTGCGTTAGTTTAGTGAGGTCTATTGGGGTACCTATAACCACAGTATCGCAGTCGGCACGGTTTATCGTTTCTTCCAGGTCCCGTATCTGCTTTTTACCGTAGCCCATAGCCGGCAAAAGGGTGCCGATGTGCGGGTACTTCATATAAGTATCTTTTATAGAATTGACGGCATACTCCCTGGGATCGACGAGTTCCTTTGCACCGAATTTCTTTGCGGCAATAACCCCTGCACCGTACGTCATTTCCCCGTGGGTCAATGTGGGTCCGTCCTCTACTACCAGGACCCGTTTGTTTTTTATGAGTGAGATATCTTCCACAAAAATGGGGGATGCCCCGTCAATTACCGTTGCTTTCGGGTTTAAAGCTTCTATGCTCTTTCTGACTTCTACTACCCCTTCGGGATGGGCGGTATCTATCTTGTTTATAACCACCACATGGGCCATTCTCAGATTGGTTTCTCCCGGGTGGTACCTCATTTCATGTCCGGGTCGATGGGGATCAATAAGGACTATGTGGATGTCCGGAACAAAGAAGGGTATATCATTATTGCCTCCATCCCATACAATAACATCTGCTTCCTTTTCGGCTTCCCTTAGAATTCGCTCATAATCTACCCCGGCATATACTACTATTCCTCTGTCTATATGGGGTTCATACTCTTCACGCTCTTCTATGGTGCAGTTGTGCCTATCCATGTCTTCATATGAAGCAAACCGCTGGCATGCCTGTTTTGCAAGGTCTCCGTACGGCATCGGGTGTCTAACAGCTACAACCTTTTTCCCCATCCTCTTCAATGTATCGCAGACCCTGCGGGTTGTCTGGCTCTTACCGACCCCTGTCCTGACAGCGCAAACGGCAACCACAGGCTTTTCCGATTTAAGCATGGTGGTTTTCGGGCCCATCAGCCGGAAATCCGCCCCTGCGGCCATCGCCTCAGATGCCTTGTGCATCACGTATTCATGAGGTACGTCACTATAGGCAAAAATTACCTGGTCAACA is a genomic window of Koleobacter methoxysyntrophicus containing:
- a CDS encoding cyclic 2,3-diphosphoglycerate synthase, with the translated sequence MKRTRVIIMGAAGRDFHNFNVFFREREEYEVVAFTATQIPDIEGRVYPPELAGKLYPEGIPIYPEEELENLIKENGVDQVIFAYSDVPHEYVMHKASEAMAAGADFRLMGPKTTMLKSEKPVVAVCAVRTGVGKSQTTRRVCDTLKRMGKKVVAVRHPMPYGDLAKQACQRFASYEDMDRHNCTIEEREEYEPHIDRGIVVYAGVDYERILREAEKEADVIVWDGGNNDIPFFVPDIHIVLIDPHRPGHEMRYHPGETNLRMAHVVVINKIDTAHPEGVVEVRKSIEALNPKATVIDGASPIFVEDISLIKNKRVLVVEDGPTLTHGEMTYGAGVIAAKKFGAKELVDPREYAVNSIKDTYMKYPHIGTLLPAMGYGKKQIRDLEETINRADCDTVVIGTPIDLTKLTQLNKPSVRVRYELQEIGKPTLEDVLKGI